In the Artemia franciscana clone pMA-1 & pMA-3 mitochondrion, complete genome genome, one interval contains:
- the ND6 gene encoding NADH dehydrogenase subunit 6, whose translation MLGSIVVISMFMLLMNHPLAFTLSLFVQTLLICVMLKNVSLWISLILFLIFLGGILVMFIYVSSLSANEKFAVDLTSFMWVVPTIVLSFLVLNKNFMFMSPSSGYLYPTDFVIINFNVNSLTMLAYSFMVVYLFLALLLVIDFLNSNKKPLRSMI comes from the coding sequence ATCCTAGGATCTATCGTTGTTATTTCCATATTTATACTTCTAATAAATCATCCTCTTGCTTTTACACTCTCGTTGTTCGTTCAAACTTTATTGATTTGTGTTATGCTTAAAAATGTTTCTCTGTGAATTTCACTAATTCTCTTTTTGATCTTTCTAGGGGGGATTCTCGTAATGTTTATTTATGTGTCTTCGCTAAGAGCTAACGAGAAATTTGCTGTAGATTTAACGTCATTTATATGAGTGGTACCTACAATTGTCTTGTCTTTCTTAGTTTTAAATAAGAATTTCATGTTTATGAGCCCTTCCTCGGGCTACCTTTATCCCACCGATTTCGTGATCATCAATTTTAATGTTAATAGACTTACCATATTGGCCTACTCGTTTATAGTGGTGTATTTGTTTTTAGCACTCCTGCTGGTCATTGATTTTTTAAACAGTAATAAAAAACCTTTACGGTCAATGATCTAG
- the ND4L gene encoding NADH dehydrogenase subunit 4L, giving the protein MMIYLSLSLGLLIFSSSNKHLLVTLLSLEFLILLLFSLLVYSNYMSMINAFIFLSVTVCEGALGFSVLVSLVRSSGSDQVQFLNE; this is encoded by the coding sequence ATAATAATTTACCTATCACTTTCTTTAGGGTTATTAATTTTCTCTTCAAGAAACAAACATCTCCTAGTAACTCTATTGAGATTAGAATTTCTCATTCTTTTATTGTTCAGATTATTGGTATATTCAAACTATATGAGAATGATTAACGCATTCATCTTTCTTAGAGTCACAGTTTGTGAAGGAGCTCTAGGATTCTCAGTATTGGTATCTTTAGTACGTTCGTCAGGATCAGATCAAGTACAATTCCTAAATGAATAA